In the genome of Equus asinus isolate D_3611 breed Donkey chromosome 9, EquAss-T2T_v2, whole genome shotgun sequence, one region contains:
- the FABP6 gene encoding gastrotropin yields MAFTGKYEIESEKNYDEFMKHIGIPSETIEKGRNFKIISEVQQDGQNFTWSQHYPGGHSITNKFTIGKECDMETVGGKKFKATVQMEGGKLTVDSPNFHFSSEIVGDKLVETSTVRGVTYERVSKRLA; encoded by the exons ATGGCCTTCACCGGCAAGTACGAGATCGAGAGTGAGAAGAACTACGATGAGTTCATGAAGCACATTG GGATCCCCAGCGAGACTATCGAAAAGGGCCGAAACTTCAAGATCATCTCGGAGGTGCAGCAGGACGGGCAGAACTTCACCTGGTCCCAGCACTACCCCGGGGGCCACTCCATCACCAACAAGTTCACCATCGGCAAGGAGTGTGACATGGAGACTGTGGGGGGCAAGAAGTTCAAG GCCACCGTGCAGATGGAGGGTGGGAAGCTGACGGTGGACTCCCCCAACTTTCACTTTTCCTCGGAGATTGTGGGAGACAAGCTGGTGGAG ACATCCACGGTCAGGGGCGTGACCTACGAGCGCGTGAGCAAGAGGCTGGCCTGA